A region of the Prevotella intermedia ATCC 25611 = DSM 20706 genome:
GGGAGTGGGGAGGGCAGTTCTTTCTCAAACTCATTCTCCAAGACAGATACAAGCGTGTCGTACTTGGAGAAATGCAGTCCTCTATACAACACTTCGCTTGCCATACTCTCAGCTTCGGGATGCGAGAAGCCTTGTGCCACTGCATCGCAGTAGGTGGTAAGAGCTTCGTCGGCTCTTGCCGTTATGAATGGTTTGTCACTCAGCATTTCGGGGAAATGCTCATTGAGGTAGTTCTCTAACTTCAGACGGAAGTAGGATAGTTCTTTCTTAGTTGTCATAATCTTCTTGGTTTAGGGTTATACATTATTATATTATCGGATTCCCATTGCCTTGTTGAACTTACCGAGTTTGTCGGCAAGCTGTTCCATGTCATACTCAATCTTCTTGTTGGTGATGCGAGCATAAATCTGTGTGGTCTTTATGTTGGTATGTCCCAGCATCTTCGACACACTTTCCATCGGAACGCCCTTACTCAAAGACATGGTGGCAAATGTATGCCGGGCAAGGTGAAAGGTCAGGTTCTTCTTGACACCGCAAAGGTCGGCTATTTCTTTCAAATACGCATTAGTCTTCTGATTCGTCAGTATGGGGAATAGTTTGCCGTCCCGATAGGTCTTTCCACTATACTTTGCAATGATGCGCTTCGGAATATCGAGAAGTAGGACATTTGTTTCCACGCTTGTTTTCTGCCTTTTGGTCATAATCCACTGCTTGTCATCGAGCGTGACGATGTTGTCCGGTGTGAGATTGGACACGTCAATGTATGCCAGCCCTGTAAAGCAAGAGAAGATGAAAACGTCCCTTACCAGTTCCAAACGCTGGATGCCGAAATCCTTGTTGGCTATCTTCATGATTTCTTCGTCCGTGAGGAAACCACGGTTTACCGGCTCCAAGTGGAAACGATGATTGAGAAAGGGGTCGTGAAGGAGATAGCCACGCTTTTGTGCATATATGGTTACGGTTTTGAGAGCCTTCATTTTCTTGACCGACGTATTGTAAGCGCAGCCTGTCACAGTACTCAGATATAACTCAAAGTCTTGTACCACGGATGGTGTGAATTCTGTCAGTCCTATATCCTTTCTTCCATATTTATGGATAAGGAACTCTGAGAAATGTCTTCTCAAAACACTGTACTTTTGCAGACTGTCTTTGCTGATGGTGTGTCCGACACGCTGCTTGATGTCTTCGTTGAACTTGTCGAATACCGGGAGGAAAGTTGTGTACTCCCTGTCTTTTCCTATAAAGAAAGAACGGATTTTCTCCAATGACAGGGACTCGTCATCCTCAAACTTGCGGTAAATTCCATTCAATGTAGTGGAAATAGAGTCCAATGCGGCATTGACGGACAAGCTTTCTGCCGTCCGACCTTTAAGCCGGCTTGTGGCATTATTCCACATTGTCTTATCCACGAAAATTTTCGTAGAGCCAAAATTTGCCATTTCTCCGTTAAGGAATACACGGAGCATTACAGGCGACTTTCCTTCTTTGTTCTCATAGTTTGAGCGTAGGTAGAAGGATACCTTGAAATTTGTTCTCATAATGCATCATTCTTTTGTGTAGCACTCGGCTGCAAAGTTAATATATAACATACTGAAACAGAAAGAATTGATGCCGTCAATATGGTATTCAGAATCCCGTCACTGCTACATTTTTTATTGCTACAATTTTTGTGTAGCAGTTTATGTAGCAGAATTTGACCGAATAATGACTGTCAAAACATAGGGTTATGCCGTCAGGCGATAGAGGTATATACAAAGAAAAATCGTTGTAAAACCTTGATTTTACAACGATTAGCTAATTTTTGAAGGCTAAATTGACAACCTTTGTGAAGTCCTTTTGAAGCCTATTAGCGGAGAGAGAGGGATTCGAACCCCCGGTGCCTCTCAGCACGGCGGTTTTCAAGACCGCTGTAATCGACCACTCTACCATCTCTCCAATGGTGATTACCATTTTGCTTTTCGTGAACAAATGGTTGTTCCTTTAAAGCGAGTGCAAAGTTAAGGAGTTTTTCTGAAATACAAGCAAAAGATGCAAGATATTTTCAAGGGTAAACTTTTTTTAACAAACAGGAAGCTGCTTATCGGCGGTTTCTTTATCACTACTACCTTATTTATCAGGAATACTAAATTATCTACCATTGCCTTGTTGCTGCATCTTATTCGTTGAGATACAAGGTATTCATTGAAATACAAGGTATATGCTATTTCCTTGCAGCTGCACCTTAATATATTAAAGCGCAAATTTATCGGCGGTTGCTTTGCTGTTGTACCCTGTGGGCTAAAAAGTACAAACTCTTTTTGGCTTCTCCCCTACTTCACCTTATTTATTTAAGATACAAGTTCACTTTGCGGTGTCCTTGCCACTGCGCTTTGTGCGCTTGAAAGAGCGATAGTCGTCGAGTTCGATTTCGATGTCGGGTTCGGCGAGTTCGCCTTCGTGCGGCAATTGGAACTTCATGTATTTAATGTTCAGTCCACGTTCTATCCATTGGTTTTCGTAATAGGTGTGTATGCCGAGTATTTCTTTTGTGCGTGGGTCTAATTCCGTTGACTGCACGCCGTTGGTTTCGTTGGCATACAGGTCTTCGGTACGGAAAAGCAGGGGCAGCTTGTTTTTCTCTACAAGATAGGTGGTATAGGTGAAAAGAAAGTTCGAGTCGGTTTTCAGGTGTACCACTCCCCTATCCTCCAAAAAGTTGCGATAACGGTTCAGGAAGAATGTGGACGACAGGCGTTTGCGTGGATTCTTCATTTGCGGGTCGGAGAATGTGAGCCATATTTCCTGCACCTCGTTGGCGGCAAAAAAGCGGTCGATGATTTCGATGCTGGTACGCAGAAAAGCCACATTGGGCAGGTTTTCGTTCAATG
Encoded here:
- a CDS encoding DUF1896 domain-containing protein, with the translated sequence MTTKKELSYFRLKLENYLNEHFPEMLSDKPFITARADEALTTYCDAVAQGFSHPEAESMASEVLYRGLHFSKYDTLVSVLENEFEKELPSPLPERLSPILLKNKAVQSVFDKYELTDDFGASPEYEKLYTELTGTIVLLIEVNGLPTIGGENMT
- a CDS encoding site-specific integrase, with translation MRTNFKVSFYLRSNYENKEGKSPVMLRVFLNGEMANFGSTKIFVDKTMWNNATSRLKGRTAESLSVNAALDSISTTLNGIYRKFEDDESLSLEKIRSFFIGKDREYTTFLPVFDKFNEDIKQRVGHTISKDSLQKYSVLRRHFSEFLIHKYGRKDIGLTEFTPSVVQDFELYLSTVTGCAYNTSVKKMKALKTVTIYAQKRGYLLHDPFLNHRFHLEPVNRGFLTDEEIMKIANKDFGIQRLELVRDVFIFSCFTGLAYIDVSNLTPDNIVTLDDKQWIMTKRQKTSVETNVLLLDIPKRIIAKYSGKTYRDGKLFPILTNQKTNAYLKEIADLCGVKKNLTFHLARHTFATMSLSKGVPMESVSKMLGHTNIKTTQIYARITNKKIEYDMEQLADKLGKFNKAMGIR
- the trmB gene encoding tRNA (guanosine(46)-N7)-methyltransferase TrmB produces the protein MSKGKLQKFAEMETFKNVFQYPYGVISEVPFDMKGHWREQYFHNDNPIILELGCGKGEYTVGLARLYPNINFIGVDIKGARIYTGAKQALNENLPNVAFLRTSIEIIDRFFAANEVQEIWLTFSDPQMKNPRKRLSSTFFLNRYRNFLEDRGVVHLKTDSNFLFTYTTYLVEKNKLPLLFRTEDLYANETNGVQSTELDPRTKEILGIHTYYENQWIERGLNIKYMKFQLPHEGELAEPDIEIELDDYRSFKRTKRSGKDTAK